In a single window of the Cydia amplana chromosome 4, ilCydAmpl1.1, whole genome shotgun sequence genome:
- the LOC134647673 gene encoding uncharacterized protein LOC134647673: MRVLLIFLVVLAAVAAAPQKSTLQAGPLETGSQPFIEEVVVESVLNVRAPAGRQARTNTKTDLAHGSKVAEKN; the protein is encoded by the exons ATGAGAGTCTTGTTGATTTTTTTGGTGGTGTTGGCGGCGGTGGCAGCAGCACCACAGAAGTCTACGTTGCAAGCAGGACCATTAG agACCGGAAGCCAGCCCTTCATCGAGGAGGTGGTAGTGGAGTCGGTGCTGAACGTGCGCGCGCCCGCCGGGAGACAAGCCAGGACCAACACGAAGACCGACTTGGCCCACGGCTCGAAGGTGGCCGAGAAAAACTAG
- the LOC134647362 gene encoding hornerin-like yields the protein MVAKVVVFVAALAACSAVPVIIDDEYVPGVVMRIGRSPNVAFGFGSGFSSNIGGISHSTGMGTSFQSGDAQAYGAGLGGNGNYASGVGMARTGPSYPVYQQQPAYGGLRNNYDSAVSSAQNYNGLNSAVSSAQTQNGLQYEAATSAAQNNPRYQSAVASAQNVRGLGYNNGFGSAVASSEHSGNYGSAMSAAQNHGLGHYGSAVSAAQNNGHYRASTAQAMQHHGGAVQHSGASSINAPGLQAAQSHAVNSGFY from the coding sequence ACGAATACGTTCCCGGAGTAGTAATGCGCATCGGTCGCTCCCCCAACGTCGCCTTCGGTTTCGGCAGCGGGTTCAGCAGCAACATCGGCGGCATCAGCCACTCCACTGGCATGGGCACCTCCTTCCAGAGTGGGGATGCTCAAGCTTACGGCGCCGGCTTGGGAGGCAACGGGAATTATGCCAGCGGCGTTGGCATGGCCCGCACTGGACCATCCTACCCCGTCTACCAACAACAGCCAGCCTACGGAGGACTTCGTAACAACTACGACTCCGCTGTCTCCTCAGCTCAAAACTATAACGGCCTTAATTCCGCCGTATCCTCCGCTCAAACTCAGAACGGACTCCAATATGAAGCAGCCACTTCAGCCGCCCAGAACAACCCTCGTTACCAATCCGCTGTGGCGTCCGCTCAGAACGTGAGGGGCTTGGGTTATAACAACGGTTTCGGTTCAGCGGTAGCTTCTTCTGAGCATTCTGGAAACTACGGTTCAGCTATGTCTGCGGCTCAAAATCATGGATTGGGACACTATGGGTCTGCCGTTTCGGCTGCTCAGAACAACGGACACTACAGAGCTAGCACTGCACAAGCTATGCAACACCATGGAGGTGCTGTCCAACACAGTGGAGCCTCCAGCATTAATGCGCCAGGACTCCAAGCTGCCCAATCTCATGCCGTTAACAGCGGCTTCtattaa